From the genome of Candidatus Manganitrophaceae bacterium:
TCGGAAAAGGTGGATCAGTATCTGAAGGAGTATTTTTATCGGCTTGACGGTCGATCCGTCGAGAGGGCCATTGAAGTAATGGGGACAATTTTTAATGCGAGAAATGGGCGCGCAAAACCGAAACGCCTCAAGCCGCAAAAGACGATTGCACACCGCGTCAGCATAATCGTCCCTTCCGGCACCGATCCGGAAGCGCTTTTAGCAACAATGACATCGCTCGCGCAAAATGTCCAATGGCCCGATTGGGAAGTCGTGGTGGTCGTGAACGATAAGGAGATGAAACGATTCCTCCCTGCTTTCTCCGGTGATGTGCGGTTGGTAGAGGTGCAGGATGACCGACTCCCGTTTCTTTACAATCTGGGGGCGGAGCATTCCACCGGCGACCGGCTTATTTTTATGAAGCCGGGGGTTCTCTACGTCAAAGGAGCCGGTTTTGAAGATGCCATTCAGGCCGGTGTCGCAGGAGTACCGATCCGGAATATCGACCTGACCGCCTATTGTCTCGGAATGGCATTTGATTTCAACGCGGCCCCTTATCGGATCACGTCTGAGGGCCCGGCGCCATCTCAGCGTCCCGAGTTTGTGGGAGGGGGGATCATCGGCATCGCGCGGGTTCTTTTCGAATCGCTCGGAGGATTTGATGAAGGGATTTCGAATCATCTGACCGAGGTCGATTTTTGCCTTTCAGCAAGGGAGAAGGGTCATCCCGCACAATATCTTCCTGAATGTCTTGGCATTCTGTTTAGAGAGTCTTTCAATCAGACTTCTGGTGATGAAGTCTCCGATTCGGATGAGGTTTGGAAGCGGAGGGTCCAGTTTTTTGCGAAATGGGTCGGACAGCTTCCGAAAGATGAAGATTTTATCCACTTCGCAAAGGATTTGCTGAAGGTTTGATGCGGGAGCGCTTCTTATGTTGGTCCTGACACGGAAGTTGGGCGAAGAAATCGTAATCGGAGAGGAAATCCGAGTGATCGTCGTAGAAATTAAGAGAGGGGCCGTAAAACTTGGCATCGCAGCGCCGCCTCATACATCGATCCATCGGCAGGAGGTTTTCTCCAAAATACAGGATGAAAATAAAAAGGCAGGAGTGCTCCCAGAAAACATCCGGGAGATCTTAAAAAACGCAAAGCCGGAATCGTTCAAGATGAACCGTAAGAGCCCTTTAACAAATAATGAACTTTCATAGGAGAGCGGAGTCGATGATCATCGAAGTCAACAGCGCCAAACTGGGGTCTCTGAAAGTGGACTCGGACCGGTTGATCACATTCCCGGATGGCATTCCTGGATTTCCGAAGGTGAAAAGGTACTTCGTGGTCGAAAACGATAAAGGGCATCCTCTTTGCTGGCTTCAAGCGGTAGAGGATCCGGAGCTCGCCTTTGTTGTGACCGATCCGTTTATCTTTGATTCCCAGTATCAACCGCCGATCCCCGCGGAGGAATTCAAGCGTCTTGAGATTGACGGGGGAGAGTCGCTTGCATTACTGATCATTGTGAATGTTCCCCAGGAAGACCCGCTCAAAATGACCGCCAATTTCATGGCGCCGCTGGTCATCAATGCCAAAACTCGCCTGGGAAAACAAGTCATTCTATACGATTCGCATTACAGCCACCATAAACCTCTCTTGACAGCGCCGGCCGCCAGCCGACCCTAAAGTTTTTGTCATCCGATCCGATAAGTAAAGGTGACGGGAACAATACCATATAAGGATCTCCCGTTTCGGAGGAGAATTTAGGGTTTTAACCATTCGGGCAAGGTGGCCCGGCGGTGTCTGGGACGGTTTTTTAGGACCTCCCGGCTGACATTATTCAAGGAGGAAGTTCTATGGCTTTAACAGTTAATACCAACATGTTTTCGATTATTGCGCAGGGTAACCTATCCAAAACGCAGAATCCGTTGATGTCTGCGATGCAGCGTCTCTCTTCAGGTCTTCGAATCAACTCCTCGAGGGACGACGCAGCCGGTTTGGCCATCGCCACCCGGATGACCCGGTCGATCAACGGTCTTACGGTTGCCGCTAGAAACGCGAACGACGGGGTCTCTTTCGCCCAGACGGCGGAAGGTTCCATGGGGGAAATGCTCAACAATCTCCAGAGAATTTATGAACTGGCGAACCAGTCTGCGAGCTACAACACCTCGACAGACCGGAGTTCGATGAACCAGGAGGTCACCCAGCTTGTTTCCGAATTGAACAGGGTGGTCAGCCAGACTCGGTTCAATGGAGAGACCTTCCTGAACCAAGCGTTCAGCGGCGCCTTTCAGGTCGGGATCGAGGTCAATGAGACGATCTCGATTGCAACGACCAACGTGTCGCCGGATACCTTGGGTGTCCAGTCTACGAGGACCGATTTTACGGACATCAGCACCAACAGAACGGCGATTGCAAGTTCGATTGCGGGATCGTCATTGCGGGCGACCGGCGGTTTGGCGGCCAGCGCTACATTGGCTGGGGTTGATCTCGGCGCCGTCATTCTCCAGAGCGATATGATCAATCGGAGCCAAGCTGTGATCAACCGGGTCAACCAATATACCGGGTCAACCAATATCACCGCCTTCTCCTTCGGGAATGCGTTTGTCGGGACGGCAGCCACCGGAAACGGAAGCGCCGGGGATGTAAATTCTGGTTACCTGACGATCAACGGGATTGCGATTGGCTCTACTTCTCTTGGAGCTCTTTCGAGCGGTTCAATCGTGGCGGCGGCCTTGGCATCGGCAATTAATGCCAAGACGGCGTCGACAGGAGTCTACGCGATTGTCCTTGGCAGCGCCGACATCGGCTCTGCGAATACCGCCAGCATCGCACTGGTCAACGCGACGGGCGCGGCTATTACGGTGGCTGTTGCGACGGCGAATGCCGGCGCGGCAAGCGCTGTGGTGAGTTACTTTGGCGCGACCGGAGGGAGCGTTTCCGCGGGGCAAAATGGACAGATCGTCTTGAGCGCTCCACTCGGGACCACCAGCGCCTCAACCAACGCGGCGATCGACAGCCTGGCACTTGGTTTCAGCTCTTCAGCTGCATCGGTTTCAATCAGCGGCAGCGCGTCGGTCAACTCGGTGTCGGTCAACACGGTCGGCAACGCCAACCTGGCAATCTTGGCGGTGAAGCAAGGTCTGGACACCCTCAACGCCGAACGGGCCAAACTCGGCGCGGTCATGAACCGGCTTCAATCGACGATCGCCAACATCACGAATAGCAATGAAAACACCACCGCGGCGAGATCCCGAATCATGGACACCGATTTCGCGATGGAAACCGCGAACCTGACGAAAGCGATGATCACCCAGCAGGCGGGTATTTCGATCCTCGCTCAGGCGAACACATTGCCTCAACAGGTGTTGGCGCTATTGCAAGGAAGATAACACAATCAAGGAGGAAGGGGGTGGGGATTTCCCCACCCCCTTTTGAGGTGACATGGAAATAAAAAATATAGATACCGGCCTTCCCTCCATGGTTTCCGAGATCGGTCGAACCGAAAAAGGGGGGAAAGACGTCCAAACAGAACAAATTGCGGCGCGGACCGACACAAGTCATCACAATTTGGAAAGCGTTCCCGCCATTAAAAGTTTTGAAGTCATTTCTTTTAAGGCATTTTTCGCAGTCGATGAGAATAAGAATGTCGTGATCAGAATTAGAGACGCTGAGGGGAATATCGTCAAGCAGATCCCGCCCGCAGAATATTTAAAAATGGCGGAGATTCTTTCCGAGAGCAATAAAAACCTATTACACCTCGAGGCGTAAATGGCGACGAACCCGATTTCCGGACTGTTATCAGGTATCACAGGCATTGATACCGACACCGTTGTGAATCAGTTGATGACGGTCGAAAGGCAGCCGCTGCAGTCGCTAACGAATAAAAAGGCTGCCTATGATGCGAAGATCACCGCCTATGGAAATCTTTCGAGCGCCCTGGCCAGGCTGAAGAGTTCGCTCTCTTCCCTCAAATCGACATCGATCTTAGGGATGACCGCCTCTTCCTCCGACGTCACTGTTTTTACCGCCACCGCCACCGCCGCCGCTTCGGAAGGAGCTTATAACATCAAGGTGAGCAATGTCGCCACCAAACAAAGCGTTTATTCGGAGCCATTTCTTTCGGGTGGCTCCGCCGTTGCCGATCTTTCCTCGGTTGCAACTCAGAAATTGAAAATACAGGTCGGCTCCGCCACAGAGGTCGAGGTGACGGTCGATTCGACGAATAACACGCTGAATGGTGTCCGGGATGCGATTAATGCCGCAAGTGCCGGGGTGACCGCATCCGTTGTGAATGATGGATTGGGGTACAGATTGGCCCTCTCGTCGAACACCACCGGTGCATCCAGCCGGATTACCGTCAAAGCCGATGAGGACAATGATGGCGTTTATTCGGAGACAGGCGCCGAGTCCGATACTACAGGACTCTCCAAACTCGCTCTGAATGCCACTTATGCTGCGGATGGGTCGGTGACCGGCGGAATTACCAACATGACCCAATCTCAAGGTGCGGTCGACGCATCGTTGGTGGTAGATGGGTTGACCATCACTCGGGACTCCAACACCATCACCGATATCCTCGGCGGGGTGACCCTTAATTTACTGAACAACTCGGCCGGCAAAACATTGATCCTCACTGTTGCAAAGGATACCCAAAAGATAAAAGACAATGTCAATGGATTCATCAGCTCCTATAACACCGTCATGGGGCTTGCCAGGAGTCTCTCCACATCTACGCCGGGCAAATCAGTGATTCTGGCAGGAGACAGCACTGCGAATGGCATTATCAATCAGCTGAACTCGGCCATCACCGCCTCATACGGCGGAACGAGTCCCGTGAGCCTCGGCTTAAGCCATGATAAGCAGGGAAATCTTTCCGTAGATACAAAAATCTTAGACAGTGCGGTCAAAGCCGGCCTTCAAGGGGTCACCGATACTTTTGACGGCATGGCGACGTCGCTTGAGAGCAACGTTACAGATCTTATCAATATTCAGATTCCGGCGCGCAACAATGGGCTGAACATTTCAAGCAAAGGGGTCCAGCGGAACATAGACAACCTGACCGTTCGGCTTCAAACGGTAGAGGCCACTTATAGAAAGCAATTCGCCGCTTTAGGTCAGACCCTTGCTCAGCTTCAGTCGACCGGAAACTTTTTATCGCAGAGGCTCGCGTCGATCACAAATAGTGGAAGCAGCTCGTCCGGCGGATAATATTTTAGCACTGGTCCTCTTTTTAGAGAAATCAGCTCACGCCAATACGGCCAATACGATGGAGTCGATACGATGAATCTCAGTTCCAACTACCCGATGAATGCTTATGTTCAAGCCAGCCTTGAAACGGCTGCTCCTTCCGCCGATCCCCACAAGCTCATCCTCATGTTATTTGATGGGGCGATCGAGTCGGTTCATTCCGCGAATGAACAGATCCTGAAAGGGAATTTTTCGGAAAAAGGCCGTGCTATTTCAAAAGCCATCGCCATTATCGGAGAGCTGGCCGGAAGTTTAAATTATGAAGTGGGCGGTGAGATTGCGGCAAGCTTGGGTCTTTTATATGCTCACATGACGCTCGAATTGCTCGATGCCAGCGCCGAAAACAAACCGGAGGGTATCAGTCACGTGGGACAACTCCTCTCCGAGTTAAGAAGCGGATGGGAGGCGATCAGTCCCAAACAACCAACCCTGGCGGAGATCGCTGACGAACCGCCCACGCCGCAGCAGGTCGCAGTCAGCTATGGAAAGGTCTAGCGCGATGAAAAGAGGGACCATACAAATTCGTTAACAGAAGCATTTCTGTCGCCTGACAGATTTTAGGATAAATATTTGACCAACTTTTCGACGAAAGGCCAAATCGATGAGAACGGAAGATGTAATGAGAGAATATGAAAGCTTCTGGGCATTAACGAAAGAGATGTTGGACAGCATTAAAAATGATGAGTGGGATCGGATCGCCTCTATTAGCGATCGCCGTGAAAAACTGCTAAAGGATCTAGTGGCCCTGGATGACACTCTCATAACAGATAGCTTCGAGCGGATGCATTGGTCTGACCTGATCCATCAATGCCTTGAAATGAATGGAAAGATGCAGGCGCTGATTGAGGAAAAAATGATGGAACTGCAAAAAAATTACGGTGATGAAAAGAAAGTGTTTCAAGCCTATCATCTGAATTCAGGACGATAGCCTATCGCCTTTCGGCGATTTATATCCTGCAATCACAGAAAAATTTATTTTAATTATTCCGTCCAGGAGAAAAGATGCAGACGGAAGAACCGATTCAAATCCTGGTTGTGGATGACGAGAACGGCCCGCAAGAGGTCCTTCGGATTGCCTTATCAAGCCGTGGTTTTCAGGTTAAGATCGCCAAGAGTGGCAACCAGGCCTGTCAAATGTTTGACACGGAGCATTTTGACCTCGTCCTGACCGATCTCCGAATGCCGGGGATGAGCGGAATTGATCTGCTCCGGACAATTAGAGAAAGATCCCCGGAAACGATTGTCATCTTTATTACAGGCTATGCCTCTCTTGACTCGGCGATTGAGGCGGTTCGAGAAGGTGCCTATGATTATCTTACAAAACCCTTTCGGATCGAAGAGTTGTATATAGCGGTCAAAAACGCCACCGAAAGAATCAAATTAATTAAGGAGAACAAGAAGCTCTTCGAGGAACTCAAGACTGCTTATCAAACGATGGAGGGCGGTCCCGGCGATATCAATGGTGAAAGCAAGAACCTTGAACTGCTCCAATCCCTTCAACTCCAACTTCTGCAGATTTATACCCGCACCGGTCCGATCAATCTGAAAATTGAAAGATAATTTTTTATTTGTCACGTCGCGACCTGTCGAGGGACAGAGCATCGCCTTCTAAGCGTCTTGTTTCTGGCACACTCATTGCACATCCCAATGGGGTATCGCATCCAGAGATAAAAACGATGAAGAAGCCGGCTCACATCCTGTTGATACACCGGAACCTCAGAGAAATGGATCGGGTGATCCCATTTCTGAAGGGGCGCGGTTTCTCTATGTCTTCTGTAGCCCCTCCCCCCAAAATGAAGGCGATCTTCAAAACATTCGATGTCGGTACAACCGATGTGATTATTCTGGATGGGCATCTCCCCTCTACCGATATTTTTAGATTTCTAAGGACGCTCCGATCCATGCATTCAACGGCCTGTGTCCTTCTTATCGGAGTGTTATCCAATGTGAACGAGACGGCTGCTTTTCTTCGGGCAGGTATTTTCGATATATTGGCAGCCCCTTCCCCTTTGAGCTTATTAGAGAAAACCATTCGACAGGGCTTAAGGAACCGAGAGAAGCTGACCCACATATTGCAGCTTTCGGCCCGATTGGACTCGGCCTACAAGCTTTTGGAGAAGGACCGCAATCGGCTTCAAAAGTGGAGTGAGCATCTTCAGCGCCTCTATGTTTTGAATCAGACCTTATCCGAATCGCTTCATATTGATGAAGTGGCCCAATCGCTGGCGGTCAACCTCAGAAAGGTTATTCAATACGATATTGCTTGCCTCTTCTTAAAGAATGAGAATCGGGTGAGGATTTACACGCACCTCCAAAAGCGGCCCGCTTTTTTAGAGAAGGTCTCTCAGGAGACGATGCAGAATCGTCGGTCCTTCCTGGACAAGGGGAATTCGCCGTCGGGACCGATCGTCTTAAAGGGGGGGACCGAAATCTTGGTTCCGCTCCGGGTTGCAACGGAAGGAATTGGATTTTTGAGGCTCATTCGATATTCGAACGACCTGTTTGATGATTATCAATCGAGAATTCTCGCAATGATTTCCGTTTCCCTCTCTCTTGCTATACGAAATGCCGAAGTTCACCAGGAGGTCCAGGCATTGGCCAGTAGAGATGAACTGACCTCTCTGTTGAACCGACGTGCCTTTTTAAACGTCGTCCATCAAGAGTTTCGACGTGCGGCTCGCCATGAAACCTCATTAGCGCTCATTCTCATCGATATTGATCGTTTTAAGCAGATTAATGACCATTATGGTCACCTCGTCGGGGACAATGTGATCCGGGAAATAGGGGAGATCATAAAAAAGAGCGTTCGAGAGGTCGACATCGTCGCCCGCTACGGGGGGGATGAGCTGGTTGTGGTTTTGCCAAAAACCAATTTGGAGGAAGCGATGGTTGCGGCGCAACGGATTCGAAAGAAAATCGGGACCACTTTGTTCAAGAGCGATGATCGCGCCATTCAGATTACGATCAGCATGGGGGTTGCACAGTCCCCGGCTTCCTTGATTAGAACGCCGGATGATCTTTTTCGATTGGCCGATCAGGCGCTATATGTTGCAAAGGAGAAGGGACGAAACCGAATTGAAATTCCGCCACGACCGCATATCACGAGAGGGCAGGGTGTTTTAAAATGACGGAGCCGGAAGATTTAGAGGACAGTGCAGGCCCCCAAACGGGAATGAACAGCCGCGAGTATATCCGGGTTCCTTCCGAATGCCCGGTCATTTATCGGATGATCGACCCTTTGGCTCCCAAAAGGAGCCCTAAAAAAAGCGGTCCCCCTATTCCAACCCTTCTCCCCTTCGATTTGACGCAGAAATATGGCACTGAAGAGGGGCTGAACCCTCAAATCGTCGAGCTCATCCTTTGGCTCGACTGGAAGATGAACTATCTTTTTAAAACGCTGACCCGAACGAAGGATTCTGAGGTTTTCTCTTATCAGGCCATTTTGATGGACCTCAGCGCGACAGGAATGAGGTTTTCCACTCCAAAAGAAATCTCTGCCAAAACACTCCTTGAATTCGAATTTATCCTTCCGATTCTTCCATTTCAGGAAATTGTCTTAACAGGGGAGGTCATCCGCTGCATTCGTGCCCACGACAATGCCCCCGAAGAATACGAGATTGCCGTGGAGTTCAGCCAAATTAAAGAATCCGACCGGGAACAGATTATCCGCTACGTTGTCAAAAGGCAGCTCCAACTTCAACGGGAGCGGCCTCTCTAAGAGATATGGAATTCATCCCCTTCAAAACAATCCATTCGCCGCCTGATGGAATAAAGAAGCGATGTCTGTCCGTTTTACAACGTCTCACTCCTTTTGAAAAAAAAGACATCTTGTCCTGAGTCAAAGTTGACAGACATTTTTCCTGAGGGTATAGTGCGTATGCGCGCTGGGCATACCTATTCCTTGCCTCGCCTGCCCTCCGAAAGGGCTGCTATGCTCCTGACTATACCTAGATATATTCACCTGTTTATGCGTTTCTCTTCAGTCCCCCCCTCCGTTTGTGCCAAGCGATCACCCATAGCGGGTTCATTCAAATATATCGACTCGATCGTTTCCATTCGGGCTAATCGAAGAGCGTGTCGTCAATTGAATATTTTGATGCTATACCTTATTAGTATAATATGGCTATGGAAATAATAGGGGAGGGAGTGCCGTTACAATTCTTGAGAGAAATATGAATAGTTCAATGCGA
Proteins encoded in this window:
- the csrA gene encoding carbon storage regulator CsrA — its product is MLVLTRKLGEEIVIGEEIRVIVVEIKRGAVKLGIAAPPHTSIHRQEVFSKIQDENKKAGVLPENIREILKNAKPESFKMNRKSPLTNNELS
- a CDS encoding flagellar assembly protein FliW; its protein translation is MIIEVNSAKLGSLKVDSDRLITFPDGIPGFPKVKRYFVVENDKGHPLCWLQAVEDPELAFVVTDPFIFDSQYQPPIPAEEFKRLEIDGGESLALLIIVNVPQEDPLKMTANFMAPLVINAKTRLGKQVILYDSHYSHHKPLLTAPAASRP
- a CDS encoding flagellin: MALTVNTNMFSIIAQGNLSKTQNPLMSAMQRLSSGLRINSSRDDAAGLAIATRMTRSINGLTVAARNANDGVSFAQTAEGSMGEMLNNLQRIYELANQSASYNTSTDRSSMNQEVTQLVSELNRVVSQTRFNGETFLNQAFSGAFQVGIEVNETISIATTNVSPDTLGVQSTRTDFTDISTNRTAIASSIAGSSLRATGGLAASATLAGVDLGAVILQSDMINRSQAVINRVNQYTGSTNITAFSFGNAFVGTAATGNGSAGDVNSGYLTINGIAIGSTSLGALSSGSIVAAALASAINAKTASTGVYAIVLGSADIGSANTASIALVNATGAAITVAVATANAGAASAVVSYFGATGGSVSAGQNGQIVLSAPLGTTSASTNAAIDSLALGFSSSAASVSISGSASVNSVSVNTVGNANLAILAVKQGLDTLNAERAKLGAVMNRLQSTIANITNSNENTTAARSRIMDTDFAMETANLTKAMITQQAGISILAQANTLPQQVLALLQGR
- a CDS encoding flagellar protein FlaG; this encodes MEIKNIDTGLPSMVSEIGRTEKGGKDVQTEQIAARTDTSHHNLESVPAIKSFEVISFKAFFAVDENKNVVIRIRDAEGNIVKQIPPAEYLKMAEILSESNKNLLHLEA
- the fliD gene encoding flagellar filament capping protein FliD, with the translated sequence MATNPISGLLSGITGIDTDTVVNQLMTVERQPLQSLTNKKAAYDAKITAYGNLSSALARLKSSLSSLKSTSILGMTASSSDVTVFTATATAAASEGAYNIKVSNVATKQSVYSEPFLSGGSAVADLSSVATQKLKIQVGSATEVEVTVDSTNNTLNGVRDAINAASAGVTASVVNDGLGYRLALSSNTTGASSRITVKADEDNDGVYSETGAESDTTGLSKLALNATYAADGSVTGGITNMTQSQGAVDASLVVDGLTITRDSNTITDILGGVTLNLLNNSAGKTLILTVAKDTQKIKDNVNGFISSYNTVMGLARSLSTSTPGKSVILAGDSTANGIINQLNSAITASYGGTSPVSLGLSHDKQGNLSVDTKILDSAVKAGLQGVTDTFDGMATSLESNVTDLINIQIPARNNGLNISSKGVQRNIDNLTVRLQTVEATYRKQFAALGQTLAQLQSTGNFLSQRLASITNSGSSSSGG
- the fliS gene encoding flagellar export chaperone FliS, which gives rise to MNLSSNYPMNAYVQASLETAAPSADPHKLILMLFDGAIESVHSANEQILKGNFSEKGRAISKAIAIIGELAGSLNYEVGGEIAASLGLLYAHMTLELLDASAENKPEGISHVGQLLSELRSGWEAISPKQPTLAEIADEPPTPQQVAVSYGKV
- a CDS encoding flagellar protein FliT — encoded protein: MREYESFWALTKEMLDSIKNDEWDRIASISDRREKLLKDLVALDDTLITDSFERMHWSDLIHQCLEMNGKMQALIEEKMMELQKNYGDEKKVFQAYHLNSGR
- a CDS encoding sigma-54-dependent Fis family transcriptional regulator, yielding MQTEEPIQILVVDDENGPQEVLRIALSSRGFQVKIAKSGNQACQMFDTEHFDLVLTDLRMPGMSGIDLLRTIRERSPETIVIFITGYASLDSAIEAVREGAYDYLTKPFRIEELYIAVKNATERIKLIKENKKLFEELKTAYQTMEGGPGDINGESKNLELLQSLQLQLLQIYTRTGPINLKIER
- a CDS encoding sensor domain-containing diguanylate cyclase; the encoded protein is MQLSARLDSAYKLLEKDRNRLQKWSEHLQRLYVLNQTLSESLHIDEVAQSLAVNLRKVIQYDIACLFLKNENRVRIYTHLQKRPAFLEKVSQETMQNRRSFLDKGNSPSGPIVLKGGTEILVPLRVATEGIGFLRLIRYSNDLFDDYQSRILAMISVSLSLAIRNAEVHQEVQALASRDELTSLLNRRAFLNVVHQEFRRAARHETSLALILIDIDRFKQINDHYGHLVGDNVIREIGEIIKKSVREVDIVARYGGDELVVVLPKTNLEEAMVAAQRIRKKIGTTLFKSDDRAIQITISMGVAQSPASLIRTPDDLFRLADQALYVAKEKGRNRIEIPPRPHITRGQGVLK
- a CDS encoding PilZ domain-containing protein, giving the protein MTEPEDLEDSAGPQTGMNSREYIRVPSECPVIYRMIDPLAPKRSPKKSGPPIPTLLPFDLTQKYGTEEGLNPQIVELILWLDWKMNYLFKTLTRTKDSEVFSYQAILMDLSATGMRFSTPKEISAKTLLEFEFILPILPFQEIVLTGEVIRCIRAHDNAPEEYEIAVEFSQIKESDREQIIRYVVKRQLQLQRERPL